The segment ATCTTCCGGAGAGTTTTGCAAAGATTTGCGGGAAGATTTCCAAGGCATCCCTTGAGGAGAACAACGTGGAATATCCCAGAGTTGCCTTCACggaggaagagaagaaactCCTCGTGGAGGCTGAGAAGGTAATTACTGAAGATGCCCAAGAATCCGGGAAGGAACCTCAAAAGCCAAAGAAGGAACAAATCCTCACGGTTCAGGATGTAAAATGGCTCAACAGGGTGTTGCAGGAGAAACGGAAGGAGGAAGGAATAGAAGTTTACCTGCACGAGCTTCTGGAACACTCAACAATCCTCCTGCCGGAAAACTCCGTAATTGAGCGCAATCCAGAGCTGGAGAAGCGCTGTGAGGCACTGAGGAAGGAGCAGGAGAATAAGGTGTACCGGAAGATGACGAGAAATgtggaaaatcccaaaaatgtTCCCTACGAAGACACCATTTCCTACCAAATTAAGCAAATCAACAAACAACTCATTGCCGTGGCACAATTCATCTTTTCCGTCATTGCGGGCTTTGTCTTTGGCTTCCTCGGGATTCAGCTTATTGTTGGGAATCTCGATTTTGGTTTCCGGCTCCTTCTGGGCATTATGTTTGCCCTCATTATTGCCCTGGCGGAGATTTACTTTCTCGCGAAGAAGCTCAATGAGAATGCGGATGAATTCAAGGTTGATAAATCCCCAGAACACCGGAAGACTGCCCCCAGTACTCCGGAAAAAACATCAGGAGGGGAGAAAGAGCACAGAGATTGAATTTCTCAGCCAAAAAAAATCGCCATTTCTCGTGCATTTGTGCCGTTTGTGCTTAAACAAGTACCAGGAAGTCTCTTTTCCACAAGATTTCCTGGCCAAATCCAttgaaattccacaaaatcccaatgttaattataaaaatctaataaagaATTTCGATTCAGCTATGTATTGGTTTGGATTTCTAACcagatattcacataaattcagtacaattttgattttctgtctcattcatccccattgaatgtaatggtaaaaatCTTAGGTTAGAATTGGGGGTTTTTCGGGGGAGCAGTCAATAAAACATCGATGTTTAGTTTTGCAACGCGTTTCGGACAAATATATTGGTCATCATCAGGCCCTAATACAACAATAGAAAAGGTATTGTACAAAGGTATTTATACCTTTGTTATGTTgggttagaaatccggataaatattggacaacccaATAATTATTGACTTCTTTTTGAATTAGCAACATggaatacatttttcttcccggaTAGTGCCATAAGTGCCTGGAGTTTGTGTAGTCATCCTGCCCaatgcatcaggaagtttctaagggatcttaggaatcTCCTTTTCAACatccggctgatccttgatgtcATTTAGGGGTCAAAATCTGTTCATTTTAGGAAGTCCTCTTTCCAATTGCATAAAGCATTTTTATTAACTCAGATTTTGTCCTGAAGATGACATCAAGGATCTGCCGGGTGATAGAAAGGAAGTttctaagatcccttagaaacttcctgttACAATGAGCAGTCATCCTGCACAACTTCCAGGCACTTTccgagaagaaaaatgtacaattcaaaaagtttttacaAACTtctagttgttttttttttaatttcgcGCTCTAGATATAGTTCCAGAAGCCACCACTGCGCTGTTGTACTATCAGTCGCTGTCAAATTTGACATTTCAAAGTTTGTTTTGCTTTTGTGTCGTCGAAATTTTGTTGGAATTTCTCtgggaaattgtgaaaattctctgtgaaAATGAGTTCAAATGTGTGGATAAATAAATGCCGGCTATGCCTGGAGGATAAGACGAAATTCATCGACGTCAGCACGTCGGAAGAACTTGCggaaattgttgaaaagaTGCTTCTGGGATTGTTCCAGATTTCCGTGAGTTTCCCACCCTGTAGCGCCCCATGAGAAGCCCctaaaagtaattaatttgacTTTTCAGATTGTCCCGGAGGAGAATCTTCCGCAGGAAATTTGCTTTGACTGCTGGGAGAAGGCATATCCAATGTATCAGTTCCGTTTGCAAGTGATGGAGAATCAGAAGCTTCTGGAGCAGCAGATGGCTGAGGAAGCAGCATTCTACAGTGATTTTGTTAAGGAGGAAAATGAGACAGTTCAGCAGGAGGAAGAGATTCTGGAGGAGACAGAAATCCTCGAGGTGGAGGAGATTGATGAAGCACCGGATTTGCATGAGAACATCCAGGAAATCTGTGATGAGGGCACGATGGATGATTTAATTGTCGAAGAACCATGGACGGAGGTTGTTGAGGAAGTCGATCAAGTGGACTATGATGAGGAAACAAAGGAAATCTCCATACTCGAGGAGAGCTTTGAGAAAGCATCGCCGGAAAAGACAAAGAAGCGTCAGAGGAATTCCGAGCTGGATCGGGTGATTGCGGAGAATTTCCcggaatttgagaaaattacctGCCCCCTGGGGACAATGACGTGGGCTGAGAAGGATGACATGGTGAGGAGTTTTGTCGCACTCACGTGCAAAGTTTGCGGGGAAGAAGGGAATTTTGACACCTTCGAGGATCTCCTGAAGCATCACACAGTTAAGGGGCATCCCGGAAAGCCCTCCGTGGTGTGTTGCAATAAAGAATTCTCCGAAAGGAAGCTCCTCTACAGTCACCTTGTCCTCCATCTCCATCCCGACACGTATGCATGCTTTGTCTGCAAGAAGCGCATGAAGACGAAGGATTACCTGAAGAAGCACCTCTTCTCGCACCTCCCGTACGAATTACGTCCCATTCAGTGCGACAAATGCGGGAAGAAGTTCCTCGGGAACAATCAGCTGAAAGCCCACATGCAATCACACGAATCCGAGCACATTGTGAGGCAGAAACCCAAGAAATTCCGTGAGAATGTTTGGGAGAAAGTTGAGGAGGAAGTCCTCGTGGGAACAACAATGGATGAAACTGATCGGGAATTACGGAAGTTTGACAGAGATCGTGCCATCTACGAGCACTTCCCTGGCTTTGAATTCCTCACAAATCCACAAAATTCCATCGCTCCCGAGGAGAGGGATGATCTCATAAGACAATTCGTCGTGCTGGACTGCAAGGAGTGTCCGGAACAGCCGAAATTCAACCTCTTCGAGGAACTTCAGGCTCACTATGAGCAAATGGGGCACACAAGTCGCCCATTTGTGCGTTGCTGCACGAAGGAGTACTTCCGGAAGGAACGTATCATCACCCACATTGCCATTCATCTCAATCCCAATGCTTTCGCTTGCCCTGTGTGCCACAAACAATCCCAATCGAAGGATCTCCTCAAGAAGCATCTCTACACGCATCTCCCACGCGAGGCGCGCCCCCTGGAATGCGCAGAGTGCGACAAGAGATTCTGCCACAAAGCCCAGCTGCGCTTCCACATGGCCTCGCATGTGGCTCCCGAGGGTAGGAAGTACGTCTGCGATGAATGTGGCAAAGGATTTGCCTACCAGTTTGTCCTGGATCGCCACGTGAAGGCGCATCAGCGTGTTCGTGACTACGTCTGCGAAGTCTGCGCCAAGGCCTTCACCGGACGCAGCAACTACCTCGATCACAAAATGCGCCATCATGACATCCCGGATCCCGTTGTGTGCCCCATCTGTGGCAACAAGTACCGCAACAACATCAGCCTACGCAGCCACATGGCCCTCCACACAGATCGGCGGGAGCACAAATGCGAAACCTGCCAGAAGGTCTTCACGGCACGAGCGGGTCTTCTTGCGCACATCCGCTACGTCCACTCAGATCGGTGGCTCTACAAGTGTCACATCTGCAAGAAGAAGATCCGCACGAGGGTGGAGCTCAGGGATCATGTGGCCAGGCATACGGGCACCACGACGCATCAGTGCGAATTCTGCAGTAAAGCCTTCACATCGCGCTCCTACTACTTCTCCCATCGCAAAAAGTGTCATCCCGTTGAACATGCTAAGCTGCCAAAGAAGCAAAAGTTCTTTGTCTTGGAAAACTGAAGgatttggaagtttttttttaaagaaagttaGAATTGTAGACTAAGCTTGATTAGCTGATTATTGATGAATAAACATTTGACATTCAAATTCTGAAGGATCAGACTTTGGAGGCCTAAATTCTGGTCGATCTGACTTTTGACGATCAGACTATTGACGATCAGACAATGAACGTTGAAGCTCTTGATCATCAGGCTTTAGAGGCCTTAACTCTGAATGATCAGACTTGAAACGCTCAAACGTTTGACGATCAAACTTTAGACTTTAAAATTCTGGAGGATTAGGCTTTTAACTGTAATAATTTAGACGAACAGACTTAAGACGCTTTAACTTTTGACCATCAGACTGAAAACATTCAAACTCTGAAATATCAGACTTTAGACGTTCAAACTTTTGAAGATCAGACTTTACAGGCTTCAACTCAGGATGATCTGACTTAAAACTGTTAAACTCTAAAAGACAATCCGACTTTAGACGATTAGACAATTAACGTTGAAACTCTTGATTATCCGATTTTAGAGGCCTTAACTCTGAATGATCAGACTTGAAACGATCAAACTTTAGACTTTAAAATTCTGGAGGATTAGGCTTTAAACTATAATAATGTAGACGATCAGACTTTAGACGCTAAAACTTTGATCATCAGACTTAAAACATGGAAACTCTGAAAGATCAGACTTTAGACGTTCAAACTTTTGAAGATCAGAGCTTAGAGGCTTCACCTCTGGACGATCTGACTTTAAACTGTTAAACACTAGATGATCTCACTTTAGACGATCAGActttaaattatgaaaatctagaCAATCACACTTTGGACGCTCAATCTCTTgacaaattcaaattcttaATACTCAGACTTTAAAtgctttaaagtttaaaaaaaaattcagtcaGACCTTAGAAGTTCAGGGCTTGAAAACCATAAAAATCTAGACAATCAGACTTTAgacttttaaagattttgactATTAGGCCTGAAACATTCAAACATCTGTACAATCAGACATTTGGATGTTCAAACTCTAAAAGCTCAAGCTCTAAACTCCTAAAGTCTGACTGTAAATCCGTAAATTCAAACTCTGATCCCTAAACCATAAACTCTGATCTTTCAGACTTTGGATTTTCAAAACTGATTGTAAAGATTCTAAAAACTCAAACAGaccatttaattaattaatttttttgtacttgtttgtttttaaaataaaattaagaagctttgaggaaaatttctgaATCTTGTAACTACTGAAGCTACTGAAGACTTAAGATTAATAGATAAGTCTTGGTAGCAGActagaaaaattgtgacgtaTTAATGGatccaataaattaatttaagttaAACTATTTAAAGACTTAATGGTTTTTTGgaaggtttgttttttttaaggtaatTAAAGGCCTAGAAAAGCAGCTCCACAGTGAACAGTTCAGAAGCAGGCTAGAAGGATCCTGTCTTACCTTAAACgtcgttaaaatttttttaccgGTTTTAACAACTTAAATTCTGATGCTTAAGTTTCGATTTTAGTCCATTAACAGGCTTTAAAAGCTTTAGTTTTCTCCTACAAATCAGAACTTCAGAACAGCCCATAAACAAAACAGCCTCATTTTAGCTTCACAGCGATAATTTCCTGTATTTCTCCCAACAATACTGTCCAAGTTGGTAACAGATCATCTCCTCCAATTAAAAGACAAtcaattagttttcttttccttaaaCAAATTGCTTCATTGAGACAAGGATATAATTTATAAAGgatgataaaaaattcaactaattttttttttaacttgacTTCTCTGCATGGAAAAGTTTCACAATTCCCTGTCATACCGTGTAAAGGATTCTCCCCGTAATTATTTGGTCAAAacaggaaaattattctcaagtTTGTGTGCTTGCAAATGGGCGAAGAGATCACTGCGTACGAGCACCTGCTTGCAGATGGAGCACACATCAATGATGGTCTCCACGCGCTTCTTTTTCCCACCTTTCTCTCCTTTTCCCTTCTCTCGTTGAACATGAACCAGATACAGCTCCTGCACAAACACACGCTGATAAGTCCCTGCCaatcaaatataaattgtgGCTTGAACCAACTTACCTGTTGCTTTCCAATGTCTGGCAGCAATGCCAACAATTCCGGGAAGACATCACTGAATTTATCCCCAAGTGCCTCCAAGCAGTGTTCGTAGTAGGGTAAGGCAAGATACTTATTTCTAACAAACATTTGGGAGATGTTATGAAACTCCTTCACAGCGGCACTATTCTTCAGTGCATCCTGAAAGTGACCTAGAAGAATCTGCAAAAGAAAGTTCAGGGAAGATTTCTTTGTTAACTAAAAATCCGTTTGATTGGAAGCAAACTGTAGCTCCATCTTTTGCTCaattttgagttaaaattgttaaaagtaACGCCATCTAGcgtttaaatgatttatagGAATGATGGCAATGAAATGTTGATTTGTTCAGAAGTTTCTTAAAGAgttatttaagatttattttgtgtagaatatggttgaaaaaaaaagaattaatcatAAACGTTGGAAATTAAGCATTATTTGCTATGTGTAGTGCAACTCCATCTAGTGGCTAAATTTctgtgaattaaattatgttaGCGCCATCTAAAGCAGAATTTGCCATAAAATATAATGACGATTAaggagaaaacttttattattaaattaattttctatttattctttttaatcacGAAGTCTTCGTTTTGCTTTCTGATTTTACgactgattaattaaaataaaaattaaattatttctttggaTATTTTAACGTTTTGATTTAGCAGAACTATACCaacaataaatctttaaaaaatcgttataTAGACGAGAAATTTCGAGAAAAAACAACCAAGAAGAGAAAAGCGTCACTTTTATGCTTTATAGCGACGTTTCGGCAATAGTTTAACTCCCTTCTTCAGGCTCTGTTGTTTAACACTTGGAGAACACggttttctaacctcaaactttgagcttaTTCTTCTATTATagagaaaacgtttttccagattttcttttgtcaaACTTCTAGTAGTATTTGAAGTCacctacacatagatgtagaatttattaagataagttggatagattttaatctatgaaGGTTTAAAATAGTAGAATTGGCAGCAAGTACCAGTTTAGTCCTCCAGTGTAAACATAAGtttataattacaaaatttgctcacgaaaaactttaattttttgtaaatcagCAGAGCCTCTAAAGATGGCAATTAAACTTGTCCAAAACGTCGCTATAAAGCATGAAAGTtacgttttttcttttctttgttttattttccgaatttttccatctaaaacattttctacagCCGTAAAAACTACCCAAAacatcattttaaaaaaaatcttcaagtttAAGCTgccattttctcaataaagtTGCTAAGACGGCGATAGACGCTTTATCAAAAaacagagaataaaaattccgCCACGTTGCGTTGGCGCTACTGTAGAAACATATTCAGCAAAGATTTCAACCACTTTTCATAAACGGATTTTAACGGATTTCAACAAATCgactttaagtttttttttacattatttttaaattaaaattctttgaaaatatgtttaacaaaaaaaaactgactacATTTATCCCACCTAGCGAAGATTTCAACCACTTttcataaaaagattttaacgGATTTCAACAAATCgattttgatagttttttttaataaaaattcttcgaaaaaatgtttaaagcataaaaataaaacaaaaactgACCACATTTATCCCACCTACTCTGAAAAAAAGGTTTGTATTTgagtttgtcaaagtttgtagctcccatacattttttaacaaacatggaagtgaaaaggagtcaaagcccttttttgtcaaaggagattactttttaatctccaagtttgtaatttaaaaaataatacccGAGTTTGTAGAAGCTTGtaattgtttgtaaaaatttgtatgaaaatttgcatagcCCCTTCTTACAAACCTTAGCAAACTATTACAagcttgtttatttttatttgtatcttttaaaataaaagacattcttttaaatgagaatcaacaaaatttattcatttttttatcattataaGAAGACAACAAagtattatttaattacatactGATCCGCCACCATGTCCATCCGTATGCGACGTCGAGATCTCTTCCAACATTTCTTAAATATCGGTTAGGGCGGGATTACTCCTTTTGCATTCTTCCCACGAGTCGTGTTCAAAAATTCCCAGCCTAAAGGTTTTGTGGAGCTTCCTGAATATTCCGGCAATCTGCTACTTTATCGGTTAGCAGTGAAGTTTCTCCTTACTAGGTGCacagatgaaaataaaacttaagtcGCTGTCCAAGGAACTCCTCAATCATCTCGTTATCACGTTatctataaattaataaaaaaaagatgtttaaTTCAAGGTTAATGCCATTCATGATTGAGGTTATATTGAAATATCTTACCATTTAATGACATAGATGCCCCAGGAACTTCAAACTGTACGCACAAGGTATACAGTTGGGAAATCTTTACGTAatcattaatgattttcacaaaatatccattttatcgtttttttttacaccttCCTTAAACGGCGTCACTCTAATTaaactttaacaaaataacaaactttttcaaaaaagtttGATAAAGCTTGTAAATGCACCAAAATAACAAACTTTTGAACAAACATTAtcaaaaatgtttgattttataaacaaaccagcatacaaacatttttgtaaagtttgtaaaaaggttgttcttccaaatttattaaaatttgcttgcaaaaatttgtaaaatgtttgtttaagcttgtatttttttgtattttttcctcaatttacaaacattttacaaccaATAATCTCTAAATACAAATTATGTTTGTTAAATTCCATATTTACCTCCAAAGTAATATCCtttaacaaactttgacaaacttcgctacaaactatttttttcagaatagCAAAGATTTCAACCACTTTCCTCGTAAAACGAAGGTTTTATCGATTTTAACGGATTTCAACAAGTCGattttgatagatttttttgttataaaaattctttgaaaaaatataagataaaaaaagaactcaccTCATTCCTCTTCTTACTATCCGGTGGTGCAATATACTTCCTTGTTGGTACAATGGAGAAGGTTTCCCCGGTGGAATTGGTGAAGGTTAAATCGTTGTTTGGTTTCCTCGCCACGGAATTCAGTGTGACTGAATTGAAGCCCGGCGGTGGTTGGCCCTTTGTCTTGCCGCCGGGAATGCCATTGAATCCCGGCGGCGGCCCTAAAGAAGCCTGCGGGGGCTCTTTTGATATCTTTAGCGCACCAATCTCATCAGCTATGCTGTTATTATTGCCATTTACATTGTTATTATTCTCTCGTTTTGCTTCTTTGTCTTTCGTCTTTGCCGTTggatttttgcttttcttcttcGTACTCTTCTCCTCCGTCTTAATGGCACTACTTTGATGCGACAAATCCGGCGCTGGGGCTACTTTGGACTTCCGACTTTCGACTTTGCTCTTCGTCACGGGCACCCATGTGGGTGGGAGGCATCCACTGAGGGCGGCAGATGAGCTGAGTGTGGGGAAGTTGTCGTCAGAGTTGAGCTTTGGAACTTTGGGCTCCTTCACTTCGGGAGCTTTCTTGGGGGCACTCGGTGGTGGCACAACCATCATTAATTTCGATGCAATTGACGCATTTGGGGTCACCATTGCGCCATCTTCTACGAGATTCCGATGCTTTGCGGAGAAGCTCTTTGGGTTGACTGTGACAGCTGGGGGGAGATCAGCTTTGGGGCCACGTGTGCTTCCGGGGAGAGCTGGGAAGTCTTTAATGGCGTCCGGGTGTTTGGGAGGGCGATTGGATATGTGAATGATGGTTCCTTGCTTCGAGGACGTGGGAGGGGGAGCAGCAGCTGGTGGTGGGGGTTGGGGTTTCTGCACCATTCGACTGTAGTGACTTGCGGTGGCTGCATCGGAGGAGGATGTGGAGGGGATTGCGGGAGTTGCAGCAGCCCCACCTAAAGCCGGGAAGTTCTCCTTTGTCTTTGCCAGGGAATTAGATCCGTAGGTTTTTGTCTTAATGGACACACTGGGCCGGATAACGGGCACTGGAGGGGCACCAGCTCCCAAAGCTGGGAATTCCTGTTCATCATTGGCATTGATCATTTTACGTGGTTGCTGATTGAGCGTTG is part of the Lutzomyia longipalpis isolate SR_M1_2022 chromosome 3, ASM2433408v1 genome and harbors:
- the LOC129794318 gene encoding transmembrane protein 199, which translates into the protein MSKGSIVDPRVRIVASKKLCDYVQKHLGCEKNLPESFAKICGKISKASLEENNVEYPRVAFTEEEKKLLVEAEKVITEDAQESGKEPQKPKKEQILTVQDVKWLNRVLQEKRKEEGIEVYLHELLEHSTILLPENSVIERNPELEKRCEALRKEQENKVYRKMTRNVENPKNVPYEDTISYQIKQINKQLIAVAQFIFSVIAGFVFGFLGIQLIVGNLDFGFRLLLGIMFALIIALAEIYFLAKKLNENADEFKVDKSPEHRKTAPSTPEKTSGGEKEHRD
- the LOC129791836 gene encoding zinc finger protein 26-like, whose amino-acid sequence is MSSNVWINKCRLCLEDKTKFIDVSTSEELAEIVEKMLLGLFQISIVPEENLPQEICFDCWEKAYPMYQFRLQVMENQKLLEQQMAEEAAFYSDFVKEENETVQQEEEILEETEILEVEEIDEAPDLHENIQEICDEGTMDDLIVEEPWTEVVEEVDQVDYDEETKEISILEESFEKASPEKTKKRQRNSELDRVIAENFPEFEKITCPLGTMTWAEKDDMVRSFVALTCKVCGEEGNFDTFEDLLKHHTVKGHPGKPSVVCCNKEFSERKLLYSHLVLHLHPDTYACFVCKKRMKTKDYLKKHLFSHLPYELRPIQCDKCGKKFLGNNQLKAHMQSHESEHIVRQKPKKFRENVWEKVEEEVLVGTTMDETDRELRKFDRDRAIYEHFPGFEFLTNPQNSIAPEERDDLIRQFVVLDCKECPEQPKFNLFEELQAHYEQMGHTSRPFVRCCTKEYFRKERIITHIAIHLNPNAFACPVCHKQSQSKDLLKKHLYTHLPREARPLECAECDKRFCHKAQLRFHMASHVAPEGRKYVCDECGKGFAYQFVLDRHVKAHQRVRDYVCEVCAKAFTGRSNYLDHKMRHHDIPDPVVCPICGNKYRNNISLRSHMALHTDRREHKCETCQKVFTARAGLLAHIRYVHSDRWLYKCHICKKKIRTRVELRDHVARHTGTTTHQCEFCSKAFTSRSYYFSHRKKCHPVEHAKLPKKQKFFVLEN
- the LOC129791822 gene encoding E3 ubiquitin-protein ligase ZNF598; the protein is MSSGSSGDANKAAGGGTREGYENSCVVCFIEVTIFSVGSCDHAVCYVCSTRMRVLCGQNECPICRQEQSQVIFSREKLPFRQLEVTTRSGLYDKKYRIVFGDHDIQTAFYKLLEEACPRCKCRPFDTFADMQKHVRQQHELFYCDICTENLKIFTFERRCYTREELAMHRRKGDPDNTSHRGHPLCEYCEIRFLDRDELFRHLRKEHYFCHFCDADGFNQFYADHASLREHFRSEHYLCEEGSCIEEPMTAVFRTDIDMRAHKTSVHGRTMGKLAAKQARTLEVEFSLVPRYRHGDAPPGQETEGSTQYRPLMGSTLNQQPRKMINANDEQEFPALGAGAPPVPVIRPSVSIKTKTYGSNSLAKTKENFPALGGAAATPAIPSTSSSDAATASHYSRMVQKPQPPPPAAAPPPTSSKQGTIIHISNRPPKHPDAIKDFPALPGSTRGPKADLPPAVTVNPKSFSAKHRNLVEDGAMVTPNASIASKLMMVVPPPSAPKKAPEVKEPKVPKLNSDDNFPTLSSSAALSGCLPPTWVPVTKSKVESRKSKVAPAPDLSHQSSAIKTEEKSTKKKSKNPTAKTKDKEAKRENNNNVNGNNNSIADEIGALKISKEPPQASLGPPPGFNGIPGGKTKGQPPPGFNSVTLNSVARKPNNDLTFTNSTGETFSIVPTRKYIAPPDSKKRNEILLGHFQDALKNSAAVKEFHNISQMFVRNKYLALPYYEHCLEALGDKFSDVFPELLALLPDIGKQQELYLVHVQREKGKGEKGGKKKRVETIIDVCSICKQVLVRSDLFAHLQAHKLENNFPVLTK